The following proteins are encoded in a genomic region of Roseofilum capinflatum BLCC-M114:
- a CDS encoding GTPase has product MTDFTTLSEVKDRFIEALKTLPKQTIVVSGESNSTFTEVNLSETVSQDVQQLQNLWEFLASYRNLKIIALVGMVNTGKSALGNHLLHCGESGVFEEACIRETSEAQEAKIDEETIIIDLPGLGAVLCEEDDEVVRGIIRRANLLLLVLDVNYPIPRHLYDFLKSDEVIKSGSLQRIIIVVNKIDFLHDLPEKVQKKEIQKYINFLTNGNPEMEFEGISKLFDYKIPIVPFSVKQARQNKNHDLDYNLKRVINLSLEASSNTAIYRAEYDLLQIAANYVLLLISYATIEEKKKDLDLRMTSSIKAVRSEINESLQREIKRFVQRIISIRESCYQEMSNSYTTTSAERFWRGDNFQWKKERIYKCRERYKEQMVSEFNQFSRNLRTNVSIIACSLFSDVQISIPNSDSITSELKSSIYEIWDAFDDYWFLDKDSYTFNRSLDQSTECLNKAVDYLSDWFSELDDRISETLRSQINNMNLFQEYSYYLSHMQLLESFCQKFVSIDYFRNVFLNQE; this is encoded by the coding sequence TTGACTGATTTTACCACTCTTTCAGAAGTCAAAGATCGTTTCATAGAAGCTCTAAAAACTCTTCCTAAGCAAACTATTGTTGTATCTGGTGAATCTAATTCCACGTTTACCGAAGTCAATCTTAGTGAGACAGTTAGCCAAGATGTTCAACAACTGCAAAACTTATGGGAATTTCTAGCGAGCTATCGTAATCTAAAAATAATTGCCTTAGTTGGCATGGTAAATACGGGAAAATCCGCTCTAGGAAACCATCTCTTACATTGCGGAGAATCGGGTGTTTTTGAAGAAGCGTGCATTCGTGAAACTTCAGAAGCTCAGGAAGCCAAGATTGACGAAGAAACTATCATTATTGATTTACCAGGATTAGGAGCTGTTTTATGTGAAGAAGATGATGAAGTTGTCCGAGGAATTATACGTCGAGCTAATCTGCTCCTGCTAGTTCTTGATGTTAATTATCCAATCCCAAGACACCTTTACGATTTTCTGAAAAGTGATGAAGTAATCAAAAGTGGAAGTTTGCAGCGAATCATAATTGTTGTTAATAAAATTGATTTTTTACACGATTTACCGGAAAAAGTACAAAAAAAGGAAATACAAAAATACATTAATTTTTTAACTAATGGTAACCCTGAAATGGAATTTGAAGGAATTTCAAAGCTTTTTGACTATAAAATCCCTATTGTACCCTTTTCAGTTAAGCAAGCAAGACAAAATAAAAATCACGACTTAGATTATAATTTAAAGCGAGTAATTAATCTTTCTTTGGAAGCAAGCTCAAATACAGCTATATATCGTGCTGAATATGATTTGCTTCAAATAGCAGCAAATTATGTACTTCTTCTTATCAGTTATGCAACTATTGAGGAAAAGAAAAAAGATTTAGATCTGCGTATGACATCATCCATTAAAGCCGTCAGATCGGAAATCAATGAGTCATTACAACGAGAAATCAAAAGATTTGTTCAGCGGATTATATCTATTCGAGAGTCTTGTTACCAAGAAATGAGTAATAGCTATACAACAACCAGTGCAGAACGATTTTGGCGGGGTGATAATTTCCAATGGAAGAAAGAAAGAATTTATAAATGTCGAGAACGATATAAAGAGCAAATGGTATCCGAGTTTAATCAATTTTCCCGTAATTTGCGTACCAATGTATCAATCATTGCTTGCAGTCTGTTTAGTGATGTTCAAATCAGTATTCCCAATAGTGATTCAATCACATCAGAATTAAAAAGTTCTATTTATGAAATTTGGGATGCTTTTGATGATTACTGGTTTTTGGATAAGGATAGCTATACATTCAATCGCAGCCTAGATCAATCCACAGAGTGCTTGAATAAAGCTGTAGATTATCTAAGTGATTGGTTTTCTGAATTGGACGATCGAATTTCTGAGACTTTGCGTTCTCAAATTAATAATATGAATTTATTTCAAGAATACTCATACTACCTATCTCATATGCAATTGCTAGAATCTTTTTGCCAGAAGTTTGTATCAATTGATTATTTTAGAAATGTTTTTTTGAATCAAGAGTAA